A region of Reichenbachiella carrageenanivorans DNA encodes the following proteins:
- a CDS encoding cation diffusion facilitator family transporter: MTNEQTAIKTTYLSLVSNLALAIIKGLAGVFGHSYALIADAIESATDVCSSLLVLLGFKYAAKPADENHPYGHGRIEPLITFLVVGFLIASAITIAYKSIIHIQTPHKVPAPWTLLILGAIIVWKEFSYRIVIKKSEETQSSALKAEAWHHRSDAITSITAFVGISIALYMGKGYETADDWAALLASGFILYNSFLIFRPALGEIMDEHRYDELIDHIRKVSADVEGIIDTEKCLIRKTGMKYHVDLHAIVDGKITVREGHVLAHLLKDTLQEKIPTLAYILIHIEPDYESTNE; the protein is encoded by the coding sequence ATGACCAACGAGCAGACCGCTATAAAAACCACCTACCTCAGTCTAGTGAGCAATTTGGCACTAGCCATCATCAAAGGGCTTGCGGGTGTTTTTGGCCACTCGTACGCACTCATTGCAGATGCGATTGAGTCTGCTACTGATGTATGCTCCTCACTGCTGGTACTCTTAGGCTTTAAATATGCCGCCAAACCAGCCGATGAAAACCATCCCTACGGACATGGCAGAATAGAGCCACTCATTACCTTTTTGGTTGTTGGGTTTTTGATAGCTTCTGCCATCACGATCGCCTACAAAAGTATCATTCATATCCAAACGCCGCACAAAGTGCCAGCACCATGGACACTACTCATTTTAGGCGCTATCATCGTGTGGAAAGAATTTTCTTATCGCATCGTCATCAAAAAAAGTGAGGAGACTCAAAGCTCAGCACTCAAAGCCGAAGCCTGGCATCATAGAAGCGACGCCATTACTTCGATCACCGCCTTTGTGGGAATTTCCATCGCCCTTTACATGGGCAAAGGGTACGAGACTGCCGACGACTGGGCAGCTTTGCTTGCCTCAGGATTTATCTTGTACAACAGCTTCCTAATCTTTAGACCTGCACTAGGCGAAATCATGGATGAGCATCGCTACGATGAGCTCATCGACCACATCCGTAAAGTCTCGGCTGATGTGGAAGGCATCATCGATACCGAAAAATGTTTGATCCGAAAGACAGGCATGAAATACCATGTGGACTTGCATGCCATAGTCGATGGCAAAATTACTGTAAGGGAGGGTCATGTGCTGGCCCATTTGCTCAAAGACACTCTTCAAGAAAAAATTCCTACGCTAGCCTACATTCTCATTCATATCGAACCAGATTACGAATCCACCAACGAATAA
- a CDS encoding cystathionine gamma-synthase, whose product MMKFGTKAIHAGIEPDPTTGAIMTPIYQTSTYVQPSPGQHKGYEYSRTQNPTRDALQNNLAALENAKHGLCFASGLAATDAVLKLLKPGDEVLASNDLYGGTYRIFTKIYQDFGIKFKFVDMRDLNRISEHFSDKIKMVWAETPSNPMMNIIDIKGLAGVCKKFGSMFCVDNTFATPYLQNPLDQGADVVVHSVTKYLAGHSDVVMGCLMTNSDVLQEKLAFIQNSSGAVTGPMDCFLALRGIKTLHIRMQRHCENGRRVAHFLKSHPKVEEVHWPGFEEHRNHDIAKKQMKDFGGMISFVLKDDKLDDAIKVMESLKLFALAESLGGVESLCGHPASMTHAAIPREERLKAGLKDSLIRLSVGIEDVEDLIADLEKALG is encoded by the coding sequence ATTATGAAATTTGGTACTAAGGCCATTCATGCCGGAATAGAACCGGACCCAACCACAGGGGCGATCATGACCCCGATCTATCAGACTTCCACCTATGTGCAGCCTTCGCCAGGACAGCACAAGGGGTATGAGTACTCTAGAACACAAAACCCTACCAGAGATGCTTTGCAAAACAACTTGGCTGCATTGGAAAACGCTAAACATGGGCTATGTTTTGCATCTGGCTTGGCGGCGACTGACGCTGTTCTCAAACTGTTGAAGCCTGGCGACGAAGTGCTGGCTTCTAATGATTTGTATGGAGGTACTTATAGAATTTTTACTAAAATCTATCAAGATTTTGGGATCAAATTCAAGTTTGTAGACATGCGAGATTTGAATAGAATCTCAGAGCATTTTTCTGACAAGATTAAAATGGTATGGGCGGAGACTCCGTCTAATCCAATGATGAATATCATTGATATCAAAGGTTTGGCAGGTGTGTGCAAAAAATTTGGTTCGATGTTTTGCGTAGACAATACTTTTGCTACGCCATACCTCCAAAATCCTCTTGATCAAGGAGCGGATGTAGTTGTTCATTCGGTGACTAAATATCTGGCGGGGCATTCGGATGTAGTGATGGGCTGTTTGATGACCAACAGTGATGTGCTACAAGAAAAACTGGCTTTTATCCAGAACTCAAGTGGAGCAGTGACTGGCCCTATGGATTGTTTTCTTGCCCTTCGAGGAATCAAAACATTACATATCAGAATGCAGCGTCACTGTGAAAATGGTAGACGTGTAGCGCATTTTTTGAAATCGCACCCGAAAGTAGAAGAAGTACATTGGCCTGGATTCGAAGAACATAGGAATCATGATATTGCTAAAAAGCAGATGAAGGATTTTGGAGGGATGATTTCATTTGTACTCAAAGACGATAAGCTAGACGATGCCATCAAAGTGATGGAAAGCTTGAAGTTATTTGCTTTGGCAGAATCACTTGGAGGAGTGGAGTCTCTTTGTGGTCATCCAGCCAGTATGACTCATGCAGCCATCCCAAGAGAGGAGCGATTGAAGGCAGGATTGAAAGATTCATTGATTCGACTTAGCGTAGGGATCGAAGATGTAGAAGACCTGATTGCAGATTTAGAAAAGGCGTTGGGATAA
- a CDS encoding mechanosensitive ion channel family protein codes for MRNALFCFFILASFQSLAQRQDTITSRLETPYLALNTFVTNISEETYNPKAATILFNTPSLKLDEKVEVAKSLEQVFEGAGIFIFFDNVPTNPDYFDSLHNDHIYIISKRYPEIYLQRKRGRWQFQPDVVASIEKIHAELYKFDPKSLIGIEIEKTGLNAHFLGLKLWQWLGIVIMLALCFFVRYVFTLVFGRLFIRALDKIGHRNIGSRYILPVSRPVGMLMVFFFIGALYPSLELPRLVGFYVLLALKALIPLYGMIALYQLTNVVDVYLNRYVNSTESTLDDQLVPIVRKVLRFTIVMVGGLVILDSLDVPILPLLTGLSIGGLAFALAAQDTIKNFFGSLMIFVDKPFQIGDWIVTGDIDGTVEEVGFRSTRIRTFRNSVVYVPNGQLADSTIDNNGLRRLRRFRTIIQIKYDTPPNLIETFVAGLNRIVVEHPKTSNEKYEIHFNDLGAHSLDILFYIFFEAATWTEELKFRQEILLSILRLADHFGVEFAYPTQTLHLENMPGHEPFDPKYISEKTALDAKLDQFFAS; via the coding sequence ATGCGCAATGCCCTCTTCTGCTTTTTCATTTTAGCTTCTTTTCAGTCGTTGGCCCAGCGACAGGATACCATCACCAGTAGGCTGGAGACTCCTTATCTGGCGCTAAATACCTTTGTGACTAATATCTCGGAGGAGACTTACAACCCTAAGGCCGCTACTATTTTATTTAATACTCCAAGCCTTAAACTCGACGAAAAAGTAGAAGTGGCCAAAAGTCTAGAGCAAGTATTCGAAGGAGCTGGTATTTTTATATTTTTCGACAATGTACCCACCAATCCCGATTATTTTGATTCGTTACATAACGATCACATCTACATCATTAGCAAGCGATATCCAGAGATTTATTTGCAAAGGAAGAGAGGTCGCTGGCAGTTTCAGCCAGATGTGGTAGCGTCTATCGAAAAGATACACGCCGAGCTATACAAGTTTGACCCCAAGTCTCTCATAGGAATCGAAATAGAAAAAACAGGGCTCAATGCGCATTTTCTAGGGCTAAAGCTTTGGCAATGGTTGGGTATTGTGATCATGTTGGCACTTTGTTTTTTTGTGCGATATGTGTTTACGCTGGTTTTCGGTCGATTGTTCATTCGAGCGCTTGACAAAATTGGACATCGTAATATTGGTAGTAGGTATATCTTGCCCGTGTCGCGTCCTGTAGGTATGCTTATGGTGTTTTTCTTCATAGGCGCCTTATACCCAAGCTTGGAGCTGCCACGTTTAGTTGGTTTTTATGTGCTACTAGCACTGAAGGCCTTGATACCGTTGTATGGTATGATAGCGCTATATCAGCTTACCAATGTGGTGGATGTTTATCTGAACAGATATGTAAATAGTACGGAAAGCACCCTCGATGATCAACTGGTGCCTATTGTGCGCAAGGTGTTGCGATTCACCATTGTAATGGTGGGAGGTTTGGTTATTTTGGATAGTCTTGATGTACCAATTTTGCCATTGCTTACAGGTCTCTCTATTGGTGGTTTGGCATTTGCCTTGGCAGCACAAGATACCATCAAAAATTTCTTTGGTTCGCTGATGATATTTGTGGACAAGCCGTTTCAGATTGGAGATTGGATCGTAACGGGAGACATAGACGGTACGGTAGAGGAAGTAGGTTTTCGCTCTACGCGAATTAGAACCTTTAGAAACTCTGTGGTGTATGTGCCAAATGGTCAGTTGGCAGATAGCACGATAGATAACAATGGCCTGCGAAGATTGCGTAGGTTTAGAACCATTATCCAGATCAAGTACGACACACCGCCTAACCTCATTGAAACCTTTGTCGCTGGTCTGAACAGGATAGTAGTAGAGCACCCTAAGACGAGTAATGAAAAATATGAAATACATTTCAATGATCTTGGAGCCCATTCACTCGATATTTTGTTTTACATCTTTTTCGAGGCAGCTACTTGGACAGAAGAACTTAAGTTTAGACAAGAGATATTACTAAGCATTTTGCGATTGGCAGATCATTTTGGAGTTGAGTTTGCCTATCCTACACAGACACTTCATCTGGAGAATATGCCTGGTCATGAGCCCTTTGATCCTAAATACATCAGTGAAAAAACAGCACTAGATGCTAAGTTAGATCAGTTTTTTGCCTCTTAG
- a CDS encoding TVP38/TMEM64 family protein, which yields MNNHRYSSFFNNPKGILVLMAWMTVVPWVSTLVITYLALNQEEWIRGFTLVPWVCFFGASVLSMGLAITPTTFICLLCGYFLGLQAILPVILCYQLASLVGFGLAQKMDNHTLIWVKQKFPKSAPIFANLEQQQWLTTLLARISPALPFGLMNVVLAVSGVRLVPFFFGGLFGMLPRTVFFIWLGTQAPALIEALQTKDQLVWFIVLSVTGLWLLYKLLRPKRQKTDLT from the coding sequence TTGAATAACCATAGATATTCTTCTTTTTTCAATAACCCCAAAGGTATCCTTGTACTCATGGCATGGATGACGGTGGTGCCATGGGTCTCCACTCTTGTCATCACTTATCTTGCATTGAATCAAGAAGAATGGATTAGGGGTTTTACACTCGTGCCTTGGGTGTGTTTCTTCGGGGCTAGTGTATTAAGTATGGGACTAGCCATCACGCCTACTACTTTTATCTGCTTGCTGTGCGGATATTTTCTCGGTTTGCAGGCTATTCTACCCGTTATCCTCTGCTATCAGCTTGCGTCTTTGGTCGGCTTTGGCTTGGCGCAAAAGATGGACAACCATACGCTAATCTGGGTCAAACAGAAATTTCCTAAATCTGCTCCCATATTCGCCAATCTCGAACAGCAACAATGGCTCACTACGCTTCTGGCTAGAATATCTCCTGCCTTACCTTTCGGTCTAATGAATGTGGTCTTAGCTGTATCTGGCGTGAGGCTAGTTCCTTTCTTTTTCGGTGGACTATTCGGTATGCTACCCCGCACGGTGTTTTTTATCTGGCTCGGCACACAAGCCCCAGCACTTATAGAAGCTTTACAAACCAAAGATCAATTGGTATGGTTTATCGTTCTCAGTGTCACAGGCCTATGGCTACTCTATAAGCTCCTACGGCCTAAGAGGCAAAAAACTGATCTAACTTAG